The genomic stretch atatatatataatttatttttataaatttcaattatatgaaaaagaaaaaaaaaagaaaaaaaagaaaaaaaagaaaaaaaagaaaaaaaaaaacgaggaactatatattatatatatattatatatatatataagaagaagatttttatttatatagagatacatataatattatatataaaatatataaatatatttatatatatatatatatatatattatataataaaataaattagaaaCATCAAATGATCAAAatgatacaaaaaatattaaacataaaataaataaatctttatatataaaaataatataattaaatatttattaaaaatatagagtcataatataattatatatttatatacattacataataatatataaatattataacatgaataaaaagtaaatatatatttaatacaaattaaatattaaaaaaaaaaaatactgaagaaaaaattcatataattatttttattatattattataataaaataaatgtttcCAATTATATGATcctcaaataaataatttttatatatttttctttatatatataaaaatgtattgtttttttttttaacatataaagttgtaacaaaataattgatatatatattatattatatatatatattatatccaCGAGGAAAATAAATctatgatttattttatttttaaagaatttaaatattgtacgcaatatataaaaaaataaaataatataaaataaaaaatatattcttcatttattcatatatatattattatatatatatattgcgAACAAATGTAAAAAGGGGgacaaagaaaaatatataatatgtatatattatataatatatcgtatttattatgataagttttttttgttttttttttaattctttataataaaattatgttgttatatatataaacttcATACATAATGTATAACATTGGgaacattttaatataaatttttggaaatttaaaaataaaaaaaataaaacataaaaaagaaaagaaaaaaggacaatccaaatataatatatatttttttaaaccaaatgataatatatatatttaataaattaatatatattttttttatgtcctTAATAGTTTCTCTggtttattaaaaagaaaaaaaaaaaattataaaaagcaaaaggttattaaaatatgtacattataatatgtatatatataatatatatatatatatatatatatatataaatttttttttttttttttgagaaaaaagaaaaaataaaagtcatcgtttaataaaaaaaaaaaaaaagtaatgtAAAACATAAACTTTACaaaatttacaaaatttacaaaatttacaaaatgtacatattgtacatattgtacatattgtgtacatattttacaacttttcattttttttttttttttttttttttttttttatcctttattattatattgtattacaTAAAcattaaatgtataaatttttcatGATAATGTACTAGAAAATTAacattacaaaaaaataaaataaaaaaataaaaaaaataaaagattacatatatatatatatatatatatatatattaatatatttatttatttatatatttttttggatAGCATTTTATGACTTAAAATATTCCTCTATTATATAACCAACAGTATTTGGATAAGATAAATGGGATGCAAAATATAAGTGTATACATTTTAAAGTTAGAAAGTTTGATATACCTCCTATACCTTTAATTCTGAGtgtattaatttttcttaatatttcACATATACTATTAAAATCTATAggatatttttcataatatgaTTGTATGATAGGTGTGATTTCGAATATTTGTGAGAAtggattatttttatatagatCGATATTTGATAGatgattattttgtttatgttgagatatgaaatattcactgtttaaaaaatagttataaaaaaagataagTATTCTTTTATGTATATGTCTTAAACGtataactatatattttaaatgatcatatattaaataatatcttaataatttaaattcttCTCCTGGatgattaataaaattttcaatattttttataatatttattttttccaaaTGAGATATATAtccacatatatttttatttattaaccAATAAATAGTTGGAAAAggtcttatattttttaataaaataatttcattttcaATATCTGttctcttttttattttctttatattatcatgtcTATCATTATATTCATCTTCTGAACTAGAGGTGTATAAAGAATCAGTGCTTTCTCCTTcaatcttattatttttaatatctctattattatttctattcTCAATGCTCTTCAAGCAATTACTATCatcacaattattattattattattattattactacaattattatttatatcattatttatatcattatttttatctttatctaTATTCTTGCTTTCTATTAAATATGTTTGTTTACTCAGAATCgtattatcttcattattattatagtctttatctattatataattcggtttcatattagatatatttttttctgatGAACTGTTATCACAACAATTTTGTTCATTAGTcaatttgtttttcttttcgtATATTTCTGTGCATTCACTTAATTGGTCTCctgattttttattttttaaggaATTCGAATCGTCTTTATCATTGTAACTTTTGTTATCACTCCTATCAACacaattactattattattactactattattattactactatcattattattattattattattattattattattatcgctGCTGTCTTCTATTTGTTTATTGTCTAATATCATATCATCCTTAGTAGATTCTTTTTCCAAATCGTCAGACACATCAACAGACATATCAACAGACATTTTATTTGATACATCACGAGAAATTTTGGTTGACACATCAAATgattttttaagaaatatatcaTCATCAAAATGAACCAATACATCTTTAGATACGTGCGTCTTGTTGTCCGTGtttgtatatgtattatcagttgttttaaattttttacattCATTTATCTTGTTTATTAAATAGTTTGAAAAGTTTTGCTCCACCTTCTTTTCAAAAATCataaggaaaagaaaataatcaaTAGTTAATTCGTCCGAATATAAAACGAATTCATTTTCTTGTTTCACTTGATTTGAATGTATACATTTATGTGtgtgttcatttttttggtTCACATTTATTTGTTGGTTAAGCAAAgttgttttataatttctaaataaatatgataaaggggttttatttgaatatagAAAAcgattaataaaatatagaaCATTAATTCTTTTCTCTTCATCTAATAtttctaaaatattttctttttctttttttttttttttccttaaagcatttctttttctataaattttttttttgttattatgatGATCATTTTGATAAATCTTTTgttgtttatataaatcttttaagaaaatatttttgagtatatataaagattgATTATTTGTGGAGCAGAGattcataaaattatatatattttgttttttataattatagtCTGTAATATTAAATGTTTTACATACATTATCAAAAATACGTATAGAatcaaaattaatataaaaaggtgATATGCTGATTGTTccaatatctttttttagtatgacttttatttttcttaatcCATTAGGATCTCTGTTCAAAACATTAtgtatatcataaaaatgtttaaacGTTAAAGCATAACTAAAAAGATTATGAGTACTATTAAATGTTGTATCCTtcttaaatattttgtaattaTACATTGATAATTTTAAAGAAGATAATGAGTTTTTATGCTTGAATATggtattatcattattattaaaaatcatatgtttataatcgttcattttattattactactactattacaaatattattataattattattattattgttgttgttcttgttctttttcttattattattattattgatgttgttattattatcattattgttattattatcattattgttattattatcattattgttattattatcattattgttattattatacttttCTGTGCTATAATAATTCTTACCTATATTATTAACGCGTTCCCTAATtacattattcattttattatgatcatcaatatttgtattatcactaaaataattatatatcgaATCCTCATCTGAATTACTACAATTATGCGCATATatgtcatttttatttttttctattgaATACAATAAATCTGTTTTAAAACTTTCGACAAGagtattattttcatttttaaatatattgttattcattttattatttatattgtaatttatatgaacatttatattatcgtTTGAAACGCCtttaatgtaatatatattaggaAGTGATACATCATCCTCGTTTAATACTCTTGAAAAACATTTTGatgatattttataaaacttATTGTGCTCTTCCCGATCAAAACTTTCGGTATTTATCTCGGCATTTGTCTCGGCATTTGTATTGGTGTTGGTGTTGACGTTGGTGTTGGTGTTGGTGTTGACGTTGGTGTTGGTGTTGGTGTTGACGTTGGTGTTGACGTTGGTGTTGACGTTGGTGTTGACGTTGGTGTTGACGTTTGCATTTGTGTTTGTGTTTGCATTCGTGTTTGTGTTTGCGTTTCCCATCATGgttatatttctatttacATTCCTattaatgtttttatttatgtccGTATTTGTTTTTGCCGTGACCCCTATACCTGAATCactgttatatttatttgtacttGTTTGCATCTCTCCAATATTATTCCTTTTacatgtttttctttttttgcttttctttttcttcttatcaAATTTAACAAGActcaaatttatatttaacgGTTCATGTATCAACTTTTCCttacataaattattaatatattctgACACGTAAGTACTTTCGGGGAATTGAAAAAActcaaataatattttattgtttagATCTTTAGAAAAAAGGGAATCATTTGTGTATATTtctttgttatataaattttgattaacatccatttttttatcatcgtTACAGATATTCGCACAATCGGTGTGTATCTCACTAGGACTATAATTCttaagaatattattattattattattatcatcatcaataTTATGAGTGTTGTTTATTTGACATGgccttcttttatttttcttatacaTATACCTTTTGAATAATTTCTTGTTATTTGAAAAGATCCTTTTAGATTCCTCTAcagttattattttatttgattttactagatttattaaaacattgTAACTCTCTTCAttgtatatttctatattgtttgttataataaattttaatatacaatataaatctaaattttttaaaaacttattttgtatattaattTGTTCACTAGATATATCATAcattttttcgttttttttttttttttttgtagcaCATAAatcacaaatatattttgatatatatatatatattatataatttatatgtaaaatattaacaaaatgTACAATATGTTCAATATATGCAAAATATTATTGCTGTAttacttttttaatttttattatttatattaggaTAATCATTCCTAATTAAAGGAAAAACCAACTtacattgaaaaaaaaaaaaaaaaaaaaaaaaattatacatttattaatatctatttattatatattatatcatattataatgttattattttgttggttcttttacaaaataaacatatatttattaatatacatatttttatatataatataatataaccatataataaaatatataatataccttataaatatattatttattatattaaaaagatttataattatggaaagaataataataaaattataaatatcatttattataataaggGGCACAGTTTAGGGTTCcatagatatattatatattatatatatatataataaataattatacatagaACAAACATTAGGaataaaattacaaaattttcataattatgtatatatatatatataatatattatgcatATAATTGTTAAATCTATATTACAAAAACATTTgggctttttttttttttttttttttttttttttgaataaataattaacaaAGGTTAAATGATGAATACatattgataaatatattatatataaatatatatataatatattatgtacattttattatatgaactttttattaatagatatattaataaaaatgaatacaaacaaaaatatgtatatatatttatatatatatatatatatatttctaactacaattattataaattacaaataatttagaagaaacaacaaaaatgttataaaataaaaaatgaaaaataaaaaaaatttaattttaaagcATGAACTATATTTAggttattaataaaattagccgcgatataataaaatatatgggGGTGTCATACAATTTAtcctattatatatatatatatatatatatatatatatattattaatatagtatgctatttcatatatatattaattgtatCAATTttaaatactatatatatatatatatataaataaatatatatatatatatatatatataatataatatgtatgtatttttttttttttttttttttttatatgccaatgaaaatattttacaaaagtTACCATAACTTAACTtctttttctcatttttttttattttatttctcttttttttttattttatttttttttttctggtGTAACcagatttattttatattaaggtaatatatatatgtacattatgtatatataatatatatgtgtaacaatttataattaggatttacaaaatttttaaaaaggtGTTTATGGTATTTTACAcaatctttatatatttaataaaagttCTGGTTATTACAAATAAAgttgaaaaataatatataattatatatatatgtataacagTGTGTTaggttattttattttattaaattataatttttttttttttgtatttttatctttgctgtgtacataaataaaaataactcattatttatatatcttatatgaaatccaatataaaataaaaaaatataaatataaaaaatatatatatataatataaaggtCATAAtcaatttttatgaaaacattagaaaaaaaaaaaaaaaaagtattcttttataaaaaataaaaggtgAATAAAGCAGAAATGacttataaaaaaacatgtaggtattattatacacacataaaaaaaaaaaaataaataaatgcatattatatgtatatatatatatatatatatatatatgtatatatatttatatttatatttatattacgtATGTATTATTAGGTATGTGTTTCTTCTTAGTTTTACTCTATACCTCTTATTActtgaatataatattatattaagttCTTATAGcacattaataaaattaaaaagggtgtatataatagtaacatatatataagatccctaagaatattttcttcatttaattaACATAAAggcaccaaaaaaaaaaaaaaatatatatatatattatatatatgtacaatcttaacatgatataaaatttatatgttaacATTTGAgactttaaataaaaaatataaattaaaatgcTCGTATTAATATTCCTTTTgagtatttttaattaaaatttatttaacactttatatatattacaaaatattcTTGTTTTCATCAATTTTGTtactttaatatatatatatatatatatatgtataatataaactttttcatttttattatttatgataataaatataaaagaaaaaatataaaaacattccTCAACacataatttatttgatccataatattatatatatatatatatatatatattttattcgtttgtttttttatttataaatatatatttttattatttcatttttttaaaatggaaAAGAGCTTTATTATGATTAAGCCCGATGGCGTCCAGAGAGGTTTGGTAGGAACAATTATCAAACGCTTTGAAAAGAAGGGATATAAGCTGATAGCCATAAAAATGCTTAATCCAACTGAAGAAATATTGAAAGAACATTATAAAGAATTATCAGACCaaccattttttaaaaatttagtAGCATATATAAGTAAAGGACCTGTAGTTGCTATGGTATGGGAAGGTGTCGATATGGTAAAACAAGGAAGAAAATTAATTGGTGAGACTAATCCTTTAACTAGTAACACAGGTACAATAAGAGGAGACTTCTGTTTAGAAGTAAGTAAGAATGTAATACATGGAAGTGATTCAGTAGCTTCAgctaataaagaaataaatatatggttTAAGGCAGAAGAATTAACACAATGGAAACATCATATGAAAGAATGGATATGTTCATAAATGGATGTCAAAATATtagtatatgtatataaatgaaaGTCCTTGTgaacttataatatatacatatatatatatatatatatatatatatatatatttcacatTGTAtgttggtttttttttttttttattttatttttattatatattttgagatataaaataaaacatattttcataaaattcCTTATTGAATTTTGacacaattatatatatatatatatatatatatatgaatatgcacatatatacatatttatttgttagttcatttatttttttatttattcatttattcagTACTAATTACATAAGTCTACttatacaaattattatttagttattatattcatctatatataataaaaatacgaaaaaaaaaaaaaaaaaaaattaattgaagtcaataaataaataaaattaataataatgatatttcaataaaaaaaaaaaaaaaaaatttaaattaagAGAATTGAATTATactaaattatataaatacaaacagaaagacatataaaaatatgtatatatatatatatatatataccataatttaataacatgcttttatattcatttatatgataaaaacatgttttattctttttttaagatttaatttttcaaatctgattatacaaaaatatacatatttaaataaatatacatatatatatatatatatatatatatatatatatatacattaaaaaattatttatttatataatacttaaaaattatacttttaataaatgatctcgaaaattaaaatttttttttttttgcaaatATTGTCTCAAATACATTATGCGTGTATTTACATAGAAATGtaaaaagttttttttttttttttttttttttttcttttcaccTGAACAATCATGCAAAAataactttttattatattttttcctgtATAGACATATGAAAtgttctcttttttttatttatatgtgtgcaAAAACTGTACACATTAaaggtatataaaaatatatttttcccttttttttttttttttttttttttttcttttcaccTGAACAAGTTCATGTAAAGGTTCACATTTATGAACATGTGcatatgttcatatttatctagttgtttattttgatacacatttataattatatttttatatatatttatatttttatatatatttatcttattatttatatttatctttttatttatatttatctttttatttatatttatctttttatttatatttatctttttatttatatttatctttttatttatatttatctttttatttatatttatctttttatttatatttatctttttatttttatttatatttttatttatattatttttttttttttttcccagaACAGCTTATGCTCAATTAATAAGATTCAATTCAACTTAAGGCCTTAACAACCATATTTACGTTAAACTTTTTGAggtgtgtatatttttgtcCGACTCCAACAAAAACGATTGGTTTTCCCGTCAAATACACCATAGATAATGCGGTACCCACTTTATCATCTACTGTGTCAAACTTGGTTAAGATAATTCCATCGATTGTACGTTTATTAGTCGAATTACAGGTTGCGTCTGTTAATGCTTGattgaatttttttaattgatcAATTGCATCGTTTCCAACTAATGCTTCTCCAACGAATAAGATTAGATCTGGattattataaagaattaGTTTTCCAAGTGATCTCATTAATGGTTCATTATCTTGCATTCTTCCTGCTGTATCGATTAATATTACatcataattttctttttttgcaTATAAGATTGCTTCTTTAGCAATAGCTGACGCATCTTTTCCATAtcctttttcatataaaaatacgtTAAGACAATTAGCATGTATTCTTAATTGTTCTACAGCTCCAGCTCTGAATGTATCACATGCTGCTATCATAATTTTAAGATtacctttattttttaaataataacaaaccTTAGCTAGGTTGGTTGATTTACCTACCCCATTAACACCTAAGAACACAATAGAATATAATTTCCCCATAGATTTGGATTCAATAGCAGATCTTAAAACATCAACAGAATCTTTTGGTATTAGAATAGATTGTATAGTTTCTGATAATACATTAGAAACtgtttttttaacatttaaGGCGAAGagtgtttttttctttcctaTAAGATTTTCTTTCATTCTGTCAATTAATGTATCGCAAATACCTATAGCAACATTTTTTGAaagtaatttatttttaatttcatgtagtattttttcaatatctTCTTCTTCAATTTTGCTATTATAGgaaaacattttaaataGAGAATcgtttaatttatttaatatattatttttactttcaATAGCCCCATCACTTGAATCATCATAATCTCCTTCAtatttactattattattattataaatattatcgttattgttattgttattattattgttattattattattattatacatttcgttgtttttattattattattattattgtcattatcttcattttttgaataatcTAATTTTCTTATATCCCTTTTTGTTACTTTTTGACTTAATTCCCATTCCCTTGCCGTTTTTTTAactttaacattttttttattttttaccgtattttcatcatcatcgtcTTCTACagtactattactattattttgattatcgCTTGATGTTTCGTCATCacttttgttattttttgtattgtgtttattattttttttgctaTCATCTTTTttggtattattatttaaatttttatgttcatctagattttcaataatttgtaaaaaatgtTCTTCAAAATCTATAGGAAGATCATAATCAAAtacatctttattttttggtaatatttttataaagttTTTTTTAACTTGTGAAAATAAATTCTCTAAATAAGTTGAATTTTGAATACCCTGGTACACTATAAGTATAACAAGGTCTAaatcatttattaatttccATTTGgcatgataattattatgtttcTTAGAAAActcttcatatttttcttctattAATACATGTTTAACTATTGTTCTTATTGTAGTATCATcaatttcataaaaattatatgaccACAATAGCAGACCTcctttattaaatatgttaATGACAtcaatcatttttttttttttccccttatatttatttactcgTGCATTTAAAAAGAACTTAAAAGgtcaataaaaataaaatgaaaaaaaaaaaaaaataataataataacaaaataaaataaaatgaacaataaattaacaaaaaaaaaaaaaaaaaaaaattttaaaatgtacaaattttaatatatattatatatatatatatatatatatatatattttttttttttttttttttttttttttatttgtttgtttgatttaactatgaaaaataaatatttttatgaaaagaaaataaaaacaatcaaaaaatctaaaaaaaataattaaataaatgaataaagtaacttaataattatatataaaatataaggtATCtggaaaacataaaaaaatattcgttataattatataataaatatattacatatatatatatatatatatatatatatatatataatattatataaatatagtatattattttgctcattgaatataatatatatatatattacattatattatatttatttatttattcaatgTGTCAagtgtaaaaatatattcattatgacacatatatatatatatatatatatattattatattcattcatatatataataaataaatatattttattttataataaattgaagaaaaaaaaaaaaaaaaaaaaattattctaaAAATGccaagaaaataataattttaaatatataaaaatattatataatataatatatatgtaatatattaatattttaatattttttataatattataatatatatatataatatatatatataatatatataaccaaatttttttattttgcaaatatattatataatatatataataaatatattattataaaaatttttgcCCGCatgcttttttttcattctatTTCATAAGGCTTGAAAAGAgagaaaacataaaaa from Plasmodium falciparum 3D7 genome assembly, chromosome: 13 encodes the following:
- a CDS encoding nucleoside diphosphate kinase, whose product is MEKSFIMIKPDGVQRGLVGTIIKRFEKKGYKLIAIKMLNPTEEILKEHYKELSDQPFFKNLVAYISKGPVVAMVWEGVDMVKQGRKLIGETNPLTSNTGTIRGDFCLEVSKNVIHGSDSVASANKEINIWFKAEELTQWKHHMKEWICS
- a CDS encoding rhoptry protein RHOP148, which encodes MYDISSEQINIQNKFLKNLDLYCILKFIITNNIEIYNEESYNVLINLVKSNKIITVEESKRIFSNNKKLFKRYMYKKNKRRPCQINNTHNIDDDNNNNNNILKNYSPSEIHTDCANICNDDKKMDVNQNLYNKEIYTNDSLFSKDLNNKILFEFFQFPESTYVSEYINNLCKEKLIHEPLNINLSLVKFDKKKKKSKKRKTCKRNNIGEMQTSTNKYNSDSGIGVTAKTNTDINKNINRNVNRNITMMGNANTNTNANTNTNANVNTNVNTNVNTNVNTNVNTNTNTNVNTNTNTNVNTNTNTNAETNAEINTESFDREEHNKFYKISSKCFSRVLNEDDVSLPNIYYIKGVSNDNINVHINYNINNKMNNNIFKNENNTLVESFKTDLLYSIEKNKNDIYAHNCSNSDEDSIYNYFSDNTNIDDHNKMNNVIRERVNNIGKNYYSTEKYNNNNNDNNNNNDNNNNNDNNNNNDNNNNINNNNNKKKNKNNNNNNNNYNNICNSSSNNKMNDYKHMIFNNNDNTIFKHKNSLSSLKLSMYNYKIFKKDTTFNSTHNLFSYALTFKHFYDIHNVLNRDPNGLRKIKVILKKDIGTISISPFYINFDSIRIFDNVCKTFNITDYNYKKQNIYNFMNLCSTNNQSLYILKNIFLKDLYKQQKIYQNDHHNNKKKIYRKRNALRKKKKKEKENILEILDEEKRINVLYFINRFLYSNKTPLSYLFRNYKTTLLNQQINVNQKNEHTHKCIHSNQVKQENEFVLYSDELTIDYFLFLMIFEKKVEQNFSNYLINKINECKKFKTTDNTYTNTDNKTHVSKDVLVHFDDDIFLKKSFDVSTKISRDVSNKMSVDMSVDVSDDLEKESTKDDMILDNKQIEDSSDNNNNNNNNNNNDSSNNNSSNNNSNCVDRSDNKSYNDKDDSNSLKNKKSGDQLSECTEIYEKKNKLTNEQNCCDNSSSEKNISNMKPNYIIDKDYNNNEDNTILSKQTYLIESKNIDKDKNNDINNDINNNCSNNNNNNNNCDDSNCLKSIENRNNNRDIKNNKIEGESTDSLYTSSSEDEYNDRHDNIKKIKKRTDIENEIILLKNIRPFPTIYWLINKNICGYISHLEKINIIKNIENFINHPGEEFKLLRYYLIYDHLKYIVIRLRHIHKRILIFFYNYFLNSEYFISQHKQNNHLSNIDLYKNNPFSQIFEITPIIQSYYEKYPIDFNSICEILRKINTLRIKGIGGISNFLTLKCIHLYFASHLSYPNTVGYIIEEYFKS
- a CDS encoding signal recognition particle receptor subunit alpha, putative, whose translation is MIDVINIFNKGGLLLWSYNFYEIDDTTIRTIVKHVLIEEKYEEFSKKHNNYHAKWKLINDLDLVILIVYQGIQNSTYLENLFSQVKKNFIKILPKNKDVFDYDLPIDFEEHFLQIIENLDEHKNLNNNTKKDDSKKNNKHNTKNNKSDDETSSDNQNNSNSTVEDDDDENTVKNKKNVKVKKTAREWELSQKVTKRDIRKLDYSKNEDNDNNNNNNKNNEMYNNNNNNNNNNNNNNDNIYNNNNSKYEGDYDDSSDGAIESKNNILNKLNDSLFKMFSYNSKIEEEDIEKILHEIKNKLLSKNVAIGICDTLIDRMKENLIGKKKTLFALNVKKTVSNVLSETIQSILIPKDSVDVLRSAIESKSMGKLYSIVFLGVNGVGKSTNLAKVCYYLKNKGNLKIMIAACDTFRAGAVEQLRIHANCLNVFLYEKGYGKDASAIAKEAILYAKKENYDVILIDTAGRMQDNEPLMRSLGKLILYNNPDLILFVGEALVGNDAIDQLKKFNQALTDATCNSTNKRTIDGIILTKFDTVDDKVGTALSMVYLTGKPIVFVGVGQKYTHLKKFNVNMVVKALS